From Ammoniphilus oxalaticus:
GACGCCACGTTAGACACGCGCGGCTTGATGGGCGACCCGAATGTGGACCCTAAATTGCAAACGGTCATCGTCAAGGCATTCCTCCAAACTTCCGAATCTAGCGAACGTATTCAACAATTACAAGATACAGTGGACGCCCGCTGTCCCATCTATCAGATCATCAAATCAGCGGGCATTTTGATTCGAAATGAATGGAGCAAGGCGGAAGTAGGGGTATAGGATACCGCGATAGCGCGGCGCTCTGTCGTAAGAGGCGGAGGAAGGAAGCGGGTGTGTCAGTCAGCGCCCGCTTTTTTCGTGTTAGGCGCCAATCAAGCGGGTGATCGGTCAGTAATGGGTCGCGCTATTCCCTTTAAAAAGGAGTACAACTTTTCCATGTCGGACAAACTGAGTGTAAGTATATGGAAAAGGGACGAGTGATCATTGGATAATAAATATCGAAAACAAAATTTGTGGTCGGGCTTTCTATTCGGAATGGGGTTCATTGCTTTTGTGGATGAGGCGGTGTTCCATCAATTGCTGCAATGGCATCACTTTTATGATCGGGAAACGACACGTATTGGTTTAATTTCGGACGGGTTGTTTCATGCGTTTAGTTGGTTTGCGACGATTGGAGGCTTGTTTATGTTTGCTGATCTTCGTCGTCGAAATGCGGTTTGGATGAGGCGGTGGTGGGGTGGAGTCTGGCTTGGGGCTGGCGCTTTTCAATTGTATGACGGGATCATTCAACATAAATTGATGCGCCTCCATCAAATTAGGTACGTGAACAATCTGCTTGTCTATGACGTCATTTGGAATTTAACGGGCGCGCTGATGCTTGTGATCGGGTTGGTCTTGGTCAAACAGCTTCAGCAAGGGTCACAGCGAGAAGGGGAACCGCGAAAACGTGAACGCGCATCTACATAATTTTTTGTTTGATCCCATAGTTGTCGCTCAATGGATTTTGGCATTTCCTTTTTTGCTCGGGATTTTTGTTTATGCGTTGGCGGTCCTTTTTTCCAATCGAAAATATAGACGTTGGCCACTCTTACGTACCTTCTTTTGGCTGCTTGGCAGCGTTTGCTCCCTTGTCGCCGTAATCGGTCCCTTAGCTTCAAAAGCGTATGTTGATTTTTTCGCACATATGATCGGCCATTTATTGCTTGGGATGTTGGGGCCGTTGTTGATGGCGCTTGGGGCACCGCTTACCCTTATCTTACGGACGCTTCCGATCCATCTGGCGAGACGGCTCACTGCGTTATTAAGAAAGAAACTGTTGCGGATGATCTCCGATCCCGTGGTGGCTGCATTGCTCAATATTGGCGGGTTATGGATTCTCTATATGACGAATTTGTACGCCATGATGCATGAATATACAATACTGCATGTGTTGATTCATTTGCATGTCTTTTTAGCCGGGTATGTGTTTACGACGGCGATGATTGAGATTGACCCAAACCCGCATCGAGCCAGTTACACGTATCGGATGACTGTGTTGGTTTCGGCTTTAGCCGCGCATTGCATTTTATCTAAGTACATTTACGCCGATCCGCCACAAGGCGTTTTGCGATCGGAAGCGGAACGAGGAGGGATGCTGATGTTTTACGGAGGGGATGTGGTCGATGCCCTGATTATCCTGATCCTTTGTCTGCAATGGTATCGAGCGAGTCGTCCCATAAAAGTTGTAACCGCTTCCAAATCCTCGAACGAAATGTGATAAAATGGGATCATAAAAGGAGGTGGGGTGGATGGTCGCTCGTCCACAACCGAATCAACGCTATACGTATGCTGACTATCTTTTATGGCCTGACAATGAACGTTGGGAATTGATCGATGGAATCGCCTATAACATGACGCCCGCTCCTTCAACCGAACATCAAAGAGTTTTGTTACGTTTAACTAGAAAATTTGCTGACTACTTCGAAGATCATTCGTGTGAAGTGTTCATTGCCCCATTCGATGTCCGTTTGTTTCCCGATCAAAAGAAGCAAGATGAACACGTTGTACAACCCGACTTGACTGTGGTTTGCGATTCGAACAAAATTACCGCAACAGGGTGTGAGGGTGTTCCCGATTTTGCGCTTGGAGTATTATCTCCATGGACAGCAAAAAAAGACAGAGGGCTGAAAAAACAATTATATGAGCGAGCCGTTATAAAAGAGTATTGGATCGTGGATCCGTTAAACCAAACGATTGAAACGTTTCTTCTATCTGAGCAAGGAACATACGAGGCTGGGCCATGCTATGGAAAAGGAGACGTGATCGACGTTCCGTTATTTGAGGGGCTTGTTATCAACCTAACCGCTGTGTTTACGTAAGAAATATCGGGGGGAGTCCCCGCCTATAAGCGCTCATTCCGTCGCTGCGTTCTATCGCGCGGCCCCCCCAAAAAAAAACGCTGACCCCACGGGGATCAGCGTTTTTTGACGGAGTAAGGGGTTACTTTGAGTAACCGTGGGTATAGCTTTTTGACGTGGGTTGGTTTCTTTTTATAGAGTTGTAAGAGCGCTTTTCCAATGACTTGAGCGCCGTTTACGCGTACTTTGGAGTAGGCGCGCGTGTAGCGTTTCCGATTTTTGTCTACTTTATTGATTCGTTTTTGCAGTTGACGCGTGGACATTCCGTTGCGGAGGATGCACATGTTTGAGCCGATTAAGCGACGTAGCATGTCGTTTTTGACGACGCGCTCGCGGCTGTCGGCGGGTAGCATCAGAAGGGGTGTTTTGGAGGCAATGCAATCGGTTAGCACACCCATGCCCGGTTTGGAAATAACGATATGGGCGGCATTGATTAGATCTCTGCCATTCGGAAACAACGGCGCTTTGATGATGCGTTTATTTTTGAAGGAATAGCCTTTGCCGCGATTCAGTTGGCCGGCAATCACGATTCGATGCTTCGTTTTCAAGCGGTCGATTCGTTTATACCACTGATTAATATGCTGATAGCGATATTTCCCTTTGCCGCCGCCCATCTGGACCAAAATAAACCGTTCATTCGGTTTAAGACCCAGCTTCCTTTTCACTTTTTGGGCGGACTGACTGATCGGTCTAACGATCAATGGGATCGGGACATAGCGGGTTCCTTTCATTTTCGGAATATAGCTTGGCTGGCCAAGCGTCATGTGGAAGAAGACATCGGTCGTTTGGTTG
This genomic window contains:
- a CDS encoding DUF2243 domain-containing protein; translated protein: MDNKYRKQNLWSGFLFGMGFIAFVDEAVFHQLLQWHHFYDRETTRIGLISDGLFHAFSWFATIGGLFMFADLRRRNAVWMRRWWGGVWLGAGAFQLYDGIIQHKLMRLHQIRYVNNLLVYDVIWNLTGALMLVIGLVLVKQLQQGSQREGEPRKRERAST
- a CDS encoding cytochrome c oxidase assembly protein, coding for MNAHLHNFLFDPIVVAQWILAFPFLLGIFVYALAVLFSNRKYRRWPLLRTFFWLLGSVCSLVAVIGPLASKAYVDFFAHMIGHLLLGMLGPLLMALGAPLTLILRTLPIHLARRLTALLRKKLLRMISDPVVAALLNIGGLWILYMTNLYAMMHEYTILHVLIHLHVFLAGYVFTTAMIEIDPNPHRASYTYRMTVLVSALAAHCILSKYIYADPPQGVLRSEAERGGMLMFYGGDVVDALIILILCLQWYRASRPIKVVTASKSSNEM
- a CDS encoding Uma2 family endonuclease; its protein translation is MVARPQPNQRYTYADYLLWPDNERWELIDGIAYNMTPAPSTEHQRVLLRLTRKFADYFEDHSCEVFIAPFDVRLFPDQKKQDEHVVQPDLTVVCDSNKITATGCEGVPDFALGVLSPWTAKKDRGLKKQLYERAVIKEYWIVDPLNQTIETFLLSEQGTYEAGPCYGKGDVIDVPLFEGLVINLTAVFT
- a CDS encoding glycosyltransferase, with the translated sequence MISYVVGRNFGHLSRCVPNVRYLKKKGKRVTVYSFGGVHRWLRSNLGSSATKLRPCSGKQIKGVHRKRLLRSRLIVHDWRKEMKPLKSIPKKRRPIICGIYHSDLKIRKSDSKRAIKFKKEVIRDANQTTDVFFHMTLGQPSYIPKMKGTRYVPIPLIVRPISQSAQKVKRKLGLKPNERFILVQMGGGKGKYRYQHINQWYKRIDRLKTKHRIVIAGQLNRGKGYSFKNKRIIKAPLFPNGRDLINAAHIVISKPGMGVLTDCIASKTPLLMLPADSRERVVKNDMLRRLIGSNMCILRNGMSTRQLQKRINKVDKNRKRYTRAYSKVRVNGAQVIGKALLQLYKKKPTHVKKLYPRLLKVTPYSVKKR